A stretch of Mus caroli chromosome 5, CAROLI_EIJ_v1.1, whole genome shotgun sequence DNA encodes these proteins:
- the Nos3 gene encoding nitric oxide synthase, endothelial isoform X2, with the protein MGNLKSVGQEPGPPCGLGLGLGLGLCGKQGPASPAPEPSQAPAPPSPTRPAPDHRPKGDKLLTHDYAFLAHNSPPLTRPPDGPRFPRVKNWEVGSITYDTLSAQAQQDGPCTPRRCLGSLVFPRKLQSRPTQGPSPTEQLLGQARDFINQYYNSIKRSGSQAHEQRLQEVEAEVAATGTYQLRESELVFGAKQAWRNAPRCVGRIQWGKLQVFDARDCRTAQEMFTYICNHIKYATNRGNLRSAITVFPQRCPGRGDFRIWNSQLIRYAGYRQQDGSVRGDPANVEITELSIQHGWTPGNGRFDVLPLLLQAPDEPPELFTLPPEMVLEVPLEHPTLEWFAALGLRWYALPAVSNMLLEIGGLEFPAAPFSGWYMSSEIGMRDLCDPHRYNILEDVAVCMDLDTRTTSSLWKDKAAVEINVAVLHSYQLAKVTIVDHHAATASFMKHLENEQKARGGCPADWAWIVPPISGSLTPVFHQEMVNYFLSPAFRYQPDPWKGSAAKGAGITRKKTFKEVANAVKISASLMGTVMAKRVKATILYGSETGRAQSYAQQLGRLFRKAFDPRVLCMDEYDVVSLEHEALVLVVTSTFGNGDPPENGESFAAALMEMSGPYNSSPRPEQHKSYKIRFNSVSCSDPLVSSWRRKRKESSNTDSAGALGTLRFCVFGLGSRAYPHFCAFARAVDTRLEELGGERLLQLGQGDELCGQEEAFRGWAQAAFQAACETFCVGEDAKAAARDIFSPKRSWKRQRYRLSTQAESLQLLPGLTHVHRRKMFQATILSVENLQSSKSTRATILVRLDTGGQEGLQYQPGDHIGVCPPNRPGLVEALLSRVEDPPPSTEPVAVEQLEKGSPGGPPPGWVRDPRLPPCTLRQALTYFLDITSPPSPRLLRLLSTLAEESSEQQELEALSQDPRRYEEWKWFSCPTLLEVLEQFPSVALPAPLILTQLPLLQPRYYSVSSAPSAHPGEIHLTIAVLAYRTQDGLGPLHYGVCSTWMSQLKAGDPVPCFIRGAPSFRLPPDPNLPCILVGPGTGIAPFRGFWQDRLHDIEIKGLQPAPMTLVFGCRCSQLDHLYRDEVLDAQQRGVFGQVLTAFSRDPGSPKTYVQDLLRTELAAEVHRVLCLEQGHMFVCGDVTMATSVLQTVQRILATEGGMELDEAGDVIGVLRDQQRYHEDIFGLTLRTQEVTSRIRTQSFSLQERQLRGAVPWSFDPPGPEIPGS; encoded by the exons ATGGGCAACTTGAAGAGTGTGGGCCAGGAGCCGGGGCCACCCTGTGGCCTAGGGCTCGGGCTGGGTTTAGGGCTGTGCGGCAAGCAGGGCCCAGCCTCTCCAGCACCGGAGCCTAGCCAGGCGCCAGCACCCCCGTCTCCAACCCGACCAGCACCAGACCACAG GCCTAAAGGAGACAAACTTCTCACCCATGACTATGCATTCCTGGCCCACAACAGCCCCCCGCTAACCCGGCCCCCAGACGGACCCAGGTTTCCTCGAGTAAAGAACTGGGAAGTGGGCAGCATCACCTATGACACCCTCAGTGCccaggctcagcag GATGGGCCCTGTACCCCAAGACGCTGCTTGGGATCCCTGGTGTTTCCAAGGAAGTTACAGAGCCGGCCCACCCAGGgcccttcacccactgagcagCTATTGGGTCAAGCCCGGGACTTCATCAATCAGTACTATAACTCCATCAAAAG GAGTGGCTCCCAGGCTCATGAGCAGCGGCTTCAGGAAGTGGAGGCTGAGGTGGCAGCCACAGGCACCTACCAGCTCCGGGAGAGCGAGCTGGTGTTTGGGGCCAAGCAGGCCTGGCGCAATGCTCCCCGCTGTGTGGGCCGGATCCAGTGGGGAAAGCTGCAG GTATTTGATGCTCGGGACTGCAGGACTGCACAGGAAATGTTTACCTACATCTGTAACCACATTAAGTACGCAACAAATAGAGGCAATCTTCG TTCAGCCATCACAGTGTTCCCCCAGCGCTGCCCTGGCCGGGGGGACTTCCGGATCTGGAACAGCCAACTGATACGCTATGCGGGCTATCGGCAGCAGGATGGCTCCGTGCGAGGGGACCCTGCCAATGTGGAGATCACTGAG CTCTCTATCCAACATGGCTGGACCCCAGGAAATGGCCGCTTTGATGTGCTGCCCCTGCTACTCCAGGCTCCTGATGAGCCCCCAGAACTCTTCACTCTGCCCCCAGAGATGGTCCTCGAGGTGCCTCTGGAGCACCCCAC GCTCGAGTGGTTTGCTGCCCTTGGCCTGCGCTGGTATGCCCTCCCAGCTGTGTCCAACATGCTGCTAGAAATCGGGGGCCTGGAGTTTCCTGCTGCCCCTTTCAGCGGCTGGTACATGAGTTCAGAGATTGGCATGAGGGACCTCTGTGACCCTCACCGCTACAACATACTTGAG GATGTGGCTGTCTGCATGGATCTAGACACCAGGACAACCTCATCCCTGTGGAAAGACAAGGCAGCGGTGGAAATTAATGTGGCCGTGCTGCACAGTTACCAG CTGGCCAAAGTGACCATAGTAGACCACCACGCCGCCACAGCCTCCTTCATGAAGCACCTGGAAAATGAGCAGAAGGCCAGAGGGGGCTGCCCTGCCGATTGGGCCTGGATTGTGCCCCCCATCTCAGGCAGCCTAACTCCTGTCTTCCATCAAGAGATGGTCAACTATTTCCTGTCCCCTGCCTTCCGCTACCAG CCAGACCCCTGGAAGGGAAGTGCAGCAAAGGGGGCAGGCATCACCAGGAAGAAGACCTTTAAGGAAGTAGCCAA TGCAGTGAAGATCTCTGCCTCACTCATGGGCACGGTGATGGCGAAGCGTGTGAAGGCAACCATTCTGTATGGCTCTGAGACTGGCCGGGCCCAGAGCTACGCACAGCAGCTGGGAAGACTCTTTCGGAAGGCGTTTGATCCCCGG GTCCTGTGCATGGATGAGTATGATGTGGTATCCCTAGAGCACGAGGCACTGGTGTTGGTGGTGACCAGCACATTTGGCAATGGGGATCCCCCGGAGAATGGAGAG AGCTTTGCAGCAGCACTCATGGAAATGTCAGGCCCGTACAACAGCTCCCCTAGGCCTGAGCAGCACAA GAGCTACAAAATCCGATTCAACAGTGTCTCCTGCTCAGACCCACTGGTATCCTCTTGGCGGCGCAAGAGGAAGGAGTCTAGCAACACAGACAGTGCAGGAGCCCTGGGCACCCTCAG GTTCTGTGTGTTTGGGCTGGGCTCCCGAGCATACCCCCACTTCTGTGCCTTTGCTCGAGCGGTGGACACAAGGCTGGAGGAGCTGGGCGGGGAGCGACTACTGCAGCTGGGCCAAGGTGATGAGCTCTGTGGCCAGGAGGAGGCTTTCCGAGGCTGGGCCCAGGCCGCCTTCCAG GCTGCCTGTGAAACCTTCTGTGTGGGAGAAGATGCCAAAGCTGCTGCCCGAGATATCTTCAGCCCCAAACGCAGCTGGAAGCGCCAGAGGTACCGGCTGAGTACCCAGGCTGAGAGCCTGCAATTACTACCAG GGCTGACTCACGTGCACAGGCGGAAGATGTTCCAGGCTACAATCCTCTCTGTGGAAAACCTACAGAGCAGCAAATCCAC CCGAGCCACGATCCTGGTGCGTCTGGACACCGGAGGCCAGGAGGGACTGCAGTACCAGCCAGGGGACCACATAGGTGTGTGCCCACCCAACCGTCCTGGCCTAGTGGAGGCACTGCTGAGCCGAGTGGAGGACCCTCCGCCATCCACAGAACCTGTGGCTGTGGAACAACTGGAGAAAGGCAGCCCTG GTGGCCCTCCCCCCGGCTGGGTACGGGACCCTCGGCTACCCCCATGTACGCTGCGGCAGGCTCTCACCTACTTCCTGGACATCACTTCCCCGCCTAGTCCTCGCCTCCTTCGACTGCTCAGCACCCTGGCAGAAGAGTCCAGCGAACAGCAGGAGCTAGAGGCTCTCAGCCAG GACCCCCGGCGCTACGAAGAGTGGAAGTGGTTCAGCTGCCCCACACTGCTAGAGGTGCTGGAGCAATTTCCTTCAGTGGCACTGCCTGCCCCGCTGATCCTCACCCAGCTGCCCTTGCTCCAGCCCCGGTACTACTCTGTCAGTTCAGCACCCAGCGCCCACCCAGGAGAGATCCACCTCACCATAGCTGTGCTGGCTTACAGAACCCAGG atgggctgggccctctgcaCTACGGCGTCTGCTCCACGTGGATGAGCCAGCTCAAGGCGGGAGATCCAGTGCCCTGCTTCATCAGGGG GGCTCCCTCCTTCCGGCTGCCACCTGATCCTAACTTGCCCTGCATCCTGGTGGGTCCAGGGACTGGCATTGCACCCTTCCGGGGATTCTGGCAAGACAGACTACACGACATTGAGATCAAAG GGCTACAGCCTGCCCCCATGACTTTGGTGTTTGGCTGCCGATGCTCCCAACTGGACCATCTCTACCGGGACGAAGTACTGGACGCCCAGCAACGTGGGGTGTTTGGACAAGTCCTCACCGCCTTTTCCAGGGATCCTGGCAGCCCCAAG ACCTACGTGCAAGACCTCCTGAGGACAGAGCTAGCCGCGGAGGTTCACCGTGTGCTGTGCCTTGAGCAAGGACATATGTTTGTCTGCGGCGATGTCACTATGGCAACTAGCGTCCTGCAAACCGTGCAGCGAATTCTGGCAACAGAGGGCGGCATGGAGCTGGATGAAGCCGGTGACGTCATCGGCGTGCTGCGG GATCAGCAACGCTACCACGAGGACATTTTCGGACTCACATTGCGCACCCAGGAGGTGACAAGCCGCATACGCACCCAGAGCTTTTCTTTGCAGGAGCGACAGCTGAGGGGCGCAGTGCCCTGGTCCTTTGACCCGCCTGGCCCAGAAATACCTGGTTCCTGA
- the Nos3 gene encoding nitric oxide synthase, endothelial isoform X1: MGNLKSVGQEPGPPCGLGLGLGLGLCGKQGPASPAPEPSQAPAPPSPTRPAPDHSPPLTRPPDGPRFPRVKNWEVGSITYDTLSAQAQQDGPCTPRRCLGSLVFPRKLQSRPTQGPSPTEQLLGQARDFINQYYNSIKRSGSQAHEQRLQEVEAEVAATGTYQLRESELVFGAKQAWRNAPRCVGRIQWGKLQVFDARDCRTAQEMFTYICNHIKYATNRGNLRSAITVFPQRCPGRGDFRIWNSQLIRYAGYRQQDGSVRGDPANVEITELSIQHGWTPGNGRFDVLPLLLQAPDEPPELFTLPPEMVLEVPLEHPTLEWFAALGLRWYALPAVSNMLLEIGGLEFPAAPFSGWYMSSEIGMRDLCDPHRYNILEDVAVCMDLDTRTTSSLWKDKAAVEINVAVLHSYQLAKVTIVDHHAATASFMKHLENEQKARGGCPADWAWIVPPISGSLTPVFHQEMVNYFLSPAFRYQPDPWKGSAAKGAGITRKKTFKEVANAVKISASLMGTVMAKRVKATILYGSETGRAQSYAQQLGRLFRKAFDPRVLCMDEYDVVSLEHEALVLVVTSTFGNGDPPENGESFAAALMEMSGPYNSSPRPEQHKSYKIRFNSVSCSDPLVSSWRRKRKESSNTDSAGALGTLRFCVFGLGSRAYPHFCAFARAVDTRLEELGGERLLQLGQGDELCGQEEAFRGWAQAAFQAACETFCVGEDAKAAARDIFSPKRSWKRQRYRLSTQAESLQLLPGLTHVHRRKMFQATILSVENLQSSKSTRATILVRLDTGGQEGLQYQPGDHIGVCPPNRPGLVEALLSRVEDPPPSTEPVAVEQLEKGSPGGPPPGWVRDPRLPPCTLRQALTYFLDITSPPSPRLLRLLSTLAEESSEQQELEALSQDPRRYEEWKWFSCPTLLEVLEQFPSVALPAPLILTQLPLLQPRYYSVSSAPSAHPGEIHLTIAVLAYRTQDGLGPLHYGVCSTWMSQLKAGDPVPCFIRGAPSFRLPPDPNLPCILVGPGTGIAPFRGFWQDRLHDIEIKGLQPAPMTLVFGCRCSQLDHLYRDEVLDAQQRGVFGQVLTAFSRDPGSPKTYVQDLLRTELAAEVHRVLCLEQGHMFVCGDVTMATSVLQTVQRILATEGGMELDEAGDVIGVLRDQQRYHEDIFGLTLRTQEVTSRIRTQSFSLQERQLRGAVPWSFDPPGPEIPGS; the protein is encoded by the exons ATGGGCAACTTGAAGAGTGTGGGCCAGGAGCCGGGGCCACCCTGTGGCCTAGGGCTCGGGCTGGGTTTAGGGCTGTGCGGCAAGCAGGGCCCAGCCTCTCCAGCACCGGAGCCTAGCCAGGCGCCAGCACCCCCGTCTCCAACCCGACCAGCACCAGACCACAG CCCCCCGCTAACCCGGCCCCCAGACGGACCCAGGTTTCCTCGAGTAAAGAACTGGGAAGTGGGCAGCATCACCTATGACACCCTCAGTGCccaggctcagcag GATGGGCCCTGTACCCCAAGACGCTGCTTGGGATCCCTGGTGTTTCCAAGGAAGTTACAGAGCCGGCCCACCCAGGgcccttcacccactgagcagCTATTGGGTCAAGCCCGGGACTTCATCAATCAGTACTATAACTCCATCAAAAG GAGTGGCTCCCAGGCTCATGAGCAGCGGCTTCAGGAAGTGGAGGCTGAGGTGGCAGCCACAGGCACCTACCAGCTCCGGGAGAGCGAGCTGGTGTTTGGGGCCAAGCAGGCCTGGCGCAATGCTCCCCGCTGTGTGGGCCGGATCCAGTGGGGAAAGCTGCAG GTATTTGATGCTCGGGACTGCAGGACTGCACAGGAAATGTTTACCTACATCTGTAACCACATTAAGTACGCAACAAATAGAGGCAATCTTCG TTCAGCCATCACAGTGTTCCCCCAGCGCTGCCCTGGCCGGGGGGACTTCCGGATCTGGAACAGCCAACTGATACGCTATGCGGGCTATCGGCAGCAGGATGGCTCCGTGCGAGGGGACCCTGCCAATGTGGAGATCACTGAG CTCTCTATCCAACATGGCTGGACCCCAGGAAATGGCCGCTTTGATGTGCTGCCCCTGCTACTCCAGGCTCCTGATGAGCCCCCAGAACTCTTCACTCTGCCCCCAGAGATGGTCCTCGAGGTGCCTCTGGAGCACCCCAC GCTCGAGTGGTTTGCTGCCCTTGGCCTGCGCTGGTATGCCCTCCCAGCTGTGTCCAACATGCTGCTAGAAATCGGGGGCCTGGAGTTTCCTGCTGCCCCTTTCAGCGGCTGGTACATGAGTTCAGAGATTGGCATGAGGGACCTCTGTGACCCTCACCGCTACAACATACTTGAG GATGTGGCTGTCTGCATGGATCTAGACACCAGGACAACCTCATCCCTGTGGAAAGACAAGGCAGCGGTGGAAATTAATGTGGCCGTGCTGCACAGTTACCAG CTGGCCAAAGTGACCATAGTAGACCACCACGCCGCCACAGCCTCCTTCATGAAGCACCTGGAAAATGAGCAGAAGGCCAGAGGGGGCTGCCCTGCCGATTGGGCCTGGATTGTGCCCCCCATCTCAGGCAGCCTAACTCCTGTCTTCCATCAAGAGATGGTCAACTATTTCCTGTCCCCTGCCTTCCGCTACCAG CCAGACCCCTGGAAGGGAAGTGCAGCAAAGGGGGCAGGCATCACCAGGAAGAAGACCTTTAAGGAAGTAGCCAA TGCAGTGAAGATCTCTGCCTCACTCATGGGCACGGTGATGGCGAAGCGTGTGAAGGCAACCATTCTGTATGGCTCTGAGACTGGCCGGGCCCAGAGCTACGCACAGCAGCTGGGAAGACTCTTTCGGAAGGCGTTTGATCCCCGG GTCCTGTGCATGGATGAGTATGATGTGGTATCCCTAGAGCACGAGGCACTGGTGTTGGTGGTGACCAGCACATTTGGCAATGGGGATCCCCCGGAGAATGGAGAG AGCTTTGCAGCAGCACTCATGGAAATGTCAGGCCCGTACAACAGCTCCCCTAGGCCTGAGCAGCACAA GAGCTACAAAATCCGATTCAACAGTGTCTCCTGCTCAGACCCACTGGTATCCTCTTGGCGGCGCAAGAGGAAGGAGTCTAGCAACACAGACAGTGCAGGAGCCCTGGGCACCCTCAG GTTCTGTGTGTTTGGGCTGGGCTCCCGAGCATACCCCCACTTCTGTGCCTTTGCTCGAGCGGTGGACACAAGGCTGGAGGAGCTGGGCGGGGAGCGACTACTGCAGCTGGGCCAAGGTGATGAGCTCTGTGGCCAGGAGGAGGCTTTCCGAGGCTGGGCCCAGGCCGCCTTCCAG GCTGCCTGTGAAACCTTCTGTGTGGGAGAAGATGCCAAAGCTGCTGCCCGAGATATCTTCAGCCCCAAACGCAGCTGGAAGCGCCAGAGGTACCGGCTGAGTACCCAGGCTGAGAGCCTGCAATTACTACCAG GGCTGACTCACGTGCACAGGCGGAAGATGTTCCAGGCTACAATCCTCTCTGTGGAAAACCTACAGAGCAGCAAATCCAC CCGAGCCACGATCCTGGTGCGTCTGGACACCGGAGGCCAGGAGGGACTGCAGTACCAGCCAGGGGACCACATAGGTGTGTGCCCACCCAACCGTCCTGGCCTAGTGGAGGCACTGCTGAGCCGAGTGGAGGACCCTCCGCCATCCACAGAACCTGTGGCTGTGGAACAACTGGAGAAAGGCAGCCCTG GTGGCCCTCCCCCCGGCTGGGTACGGGACCCTCGGCTACCCCCATGTACGCTGCGGCAGGCTCTCACCTACTTCCTGGACATCACTTCCCCGCCTAGTCCTCGCCTCCTTCGACTGCTCAGCACCCTGGCAGAAGAGTCCAGCGAACAGCAGGAGCTAGAGGCTCTCAGCCAG GACCCCCGGCGCTACGAAGAGTGGAAGTGGTTCAGCTGCCCCACACTGCTAGAGGTGCTGGAGCAATTTCCTTCAGTGGCACTGCCTGCCCCGCTGATCCTCACCCAGCTGCCCTTGCTCCAGCCCCGGTACTACTCTGTCAGTTCAGCACCCAGCGCCCACCCAGGAGAGATCCACCTCACCATAGCTGTGCTGGCTTACAGAACCCAGG atgggctgggccctctgcaCTACGGCGTCTGCTCCACGTGGATGAGCCAGCTCAAGGCGGGAGATCCAGTGCCCTGCTTCATCAGGGG GGCTCCCTCCTTCCGGCTGCCACCTGATCCTAACTTGCCCTGCATCCTGGTGGGTCCAGGGACTGGCATTGCACCCTTCCGGGGATTCTGGCAAGACAGACTACACGACATTGAGATCAAAG GGCTACAGCCTGCCCCCATGACTTTGGTGTTTGGCTGCCGATGCTCCCAACTGGACCATCTCTACCGGGACGAAGTACTGGACGCCCAGCAACGTGGGGTGTTTGGACAAGTCCTCACCGCCTTTTCCAGGGATCCTGGCAGCCCCAAG ACCTACGTGCAAGACCTCCTGAGGACAGAGCTAGCCGCGGAGGTTCACCGTGTGCTGTGCCTTGAGCAAGGACATATGTTTGTCTGCGGCGATGTCACTATGGCAACTAGCGTCCTGCAAACCGTGCAGCGAATTCTGGCAACAGAGGGCGGCATGGAGCTGGATGAAGCCGGTGACGTCATCGGCGTGCTGCGG GATCAGCAACGCTACCACGAGGACATTTTCGGACTCACATTGCGCACCCAGGAGGTGACAAGCCGCATACGCACCCAGAGCTTTTCTTTGCAGGAGCGACAGCTGAGGGGCGCAGTGCCCTGGTCCTTTGACCCGCCTGGCCCAGAAATACCTGGTTCCTGA
- the Atg9b gene encoding autophagy-related protein 9B, which yields MVRRTGWGGSRRQRGRWGDLGPSSVPLLPMALPLPASPCRGIGGGRISVFSLSPAPRTRSCSSSGFPLASGSPCLVIQEAGASQPPHNALPTPATPSTQAHPTMIHTSASPSWGSHSTPPLASATPPPSCPRPQDHPGLRMGPLIPEQDYERLEDCDPEGSQDSPIHGEDHQPLLHVPEGLRGSWHHIQNLDSFFTKIYSYHQRNGFACILLEDVFQLGQFIFIVTFTTFLLRCVDYNVLFNNQPKNHTRSGPLHSKVTLSDAVLPSAQCAEKIHDSALLVFLLVLAAGFWLFQLLRSVCNLFSYWDIQVFYREALHIPPEELSSVPWAEVQSRLLELQRSGGLCVQPRPLTELDVHHRILRYTNYLVALANKGLLPARCPLPWGSSAAFLSRGLALNVDLLLFRGPFSLFRGGWELPEAYKRSDLRGVLATRWRRTVLLLAAVNLALSPLVLAWQVLHAFYSHVELLRREPGAFGARRWSRLARLQLRHFNELPHELRARLGRAYRPAAAFLRAAEPPAPLRALLARQLVFFSGALFAALLVLTIYDEDVLAVEHVLTTMTALGVTATVARSFIPEEQCQGRSSQLLLQAALAHMHYLPEEPGAAGARASSYWQMAQLLQYRAVSLLEELLSPLLTPLFLLFWFRPRALEIIDFFHHFTVDVAGVGDICSFALMDIKRHGHPQWLSEGQTEASLSQRAEDGKTELSLMRFSLAHPQWQPPGHSSKFLGHLRGRVQQDAAAWGAPSTRSPPTPGVLSDCTSPLPEAFLANLLVNPRPPQRDLSPTAPCPAAATASLLASISRMVQDPSCVSPGGTGGQKLTQLPELASAEMSLHAIYLHQLHQQQQQELWGEASASSPSRPWSSPSQPGSPDEEKPSWSSDGSSPASSPRQQWGTQRAQNLFPKGFQETTDTQKEPLTGSLH from the exons ATGGTGAGACGaacggggtggggggggagcaGGAGGCAGCGGGGGCGGTGGGGAGACTTGGGGCCCAGCTCAGTGCCTCTGCTCCCTATGGCACTGCCACTGCCTGCTTCTCCGTGCCGGggaattgggggagggaggatctctgtcttctctctgtcccctgccCCTCGCACAAGAAGCTGCTCCTCTTCAGGGTTCCCTCTGGCCTCCGGGTCTCCCTGCCTGGTGATTCAGGAGGCAGGGGCTTCTCAGCCTCCACACAATGCCTTACCCACCCCGGCCACACCCTCAACGCAGGCCCATCCCACAATGATACACACCTCTGCTTCCCCCTCGTGGGGgtcccactccaccccacccctggcctcggccactccccctccctcctgcccgcGCCCCCAGGACCATCCTGGGCTGCGGATGGGCCCTCTGATCCCTGAGCAGGACTATGAACGGCTAGAGGACTGTGACCCTGAGGGGTCTCAAGACTCCCCCATCCATGGGGAGGACCACCAACCCTTGCTTCATGTACCCGAAGGACTCCGCG GTTCCTGGCATCACATCCAGAACCTGGACAGTTTTTTCACCAAG ATCTACAGCTATCATCAGCGGAATGGCTTTGCCTGTATCCTGCTGGAGGATGTCTTCCAGTTGGG ACAGTTCATTTTCATTGTCACCTTCACAACCTTCCTCCTTCGCTGTGTGGATTACAATGTTCTTttcaacaaccaaccaaagaaccaTACAAGATCTGGACCATTGCACAGCAAAGTGACCTTGTCAGATGCCGTTCTACCCTCGGCCCAGTGTGCAGAGAA GATCCACGACAGTGCCCTGTTGGTCTTCCTCCTAGTCCTGGCTGCTGGCTTCTGGCTGTTCCAGCTGCTTCGCTCGGTCTGCAACCTCTTCAGCTACTGGGACATCCAGGTGTTTTACAGGGAGGCCCTGCACATTCCCCCA GAGGAGCTCAGCTCGGTACCCTGGGCCGAGGTGCAGTCTCGCCTCCTGGAACTGCAGAGGAGCGGTGGGCTGTGCGTGCAGCCGCGGCCGCTGACGGAACTGGACGTCCACCACCGCATCCTGCGCTACACCAACTACCTGGTAGCGTTGGCCAACAAGGGTCTGCTGCCTGCCCGCTGCCCGCTGCCCTGGGGGAGCAGCGCCGCCTTCCTCAGCCGCGGCCTGGCGCTCAACGTGGACTTGCTGCTCTTCCGCGGTCCCTTCTCACTCTTCCGCGGGGGCTGGGAGCTTCCCGAAGCCTACAAGCGCAGCGACCTCCGGGGCGTCCTGGCCACCCGCTGGCGGCGCACGGTGCTGCTGCTGGCCGCCGTGAACTTGGCCCTGAGCCCGCTGGTGCTGGCCTGGCAGGTATTGCACGCCTTCTACAGCCACGTGGAGCTGCTGCGGCGCGAGCCCGGCGCCTTCGGGGCGCGCCGCTGGTCCCGCCTGGCCCGCCTGCAGCTTCGCCACTTTAACGAGCTGCCACACGAGCTGCGTGCACGCCTGGGCCGCGCCTACCGGCCCGCCGCCGCCTTCCTGCGTGCAGCGGAGCCCCCCGCTCCCCTGCGCGCGCTGCTGGCCCGCCAGCTGGTCTTCTTCTCGGGAGCTCTCTTTGCCGCGCTGCTAGTGCTCACCATCTACGATGAGGATGTGTTGGCCGTGGAGCATGTGCTCACTACCATGACGGCGCTCGGGGTCACAGCCACTGTGGCCAG GTCCTTCATTCCAGAAGAGCAATGCCAGGGGCGTTCCTCCCAGCTTCTGCTGCAGGCAGCCCTGGCACACATGCATTACCTCCCAGAGGAGCCTGGTGCAGCGGGTGCTCGGGCCAGCTCTTACTGGCAGATGGCGCAGCTGCTTCAGTACCGAGCA GTCTCCCTCCTGGAAGAGCTCCTGTCTCCACTCCTGACCCCATTGTTTCTGCTCTTCTGGTTCCGCCCCCGTGCTCTGGAGATTATTGACTTTTTTCATCACTTCACTGTGGATGTGGCTGGTGTAGGGGACATCTGTTCTTTTGCATTAATGGATATAAAGCGCCACGGGCATCCTCAG TGGCTttcagagggacagacagaggccTCACTCTCTCAGCGTGCAGAGGATGGAAAGACCGAACTCTCCTTAATGCGGTTCTCCCTGGCACACCCACAATGGCAGCCACCAGGGCACAGCTCTAAGTTCCTTGGACACCTTCGGGGCCGGGTACAACAAGATGCAGCTGCCTGGGGTGCTCCCTCGACCCGgagtccccccaccccaggagtgCTCAGTGACTGTACATCCCCTCTG CCAGAAGCCTTCCTTGCCAACCTCTTGGTAAATCCCCGCCCACCCCAGAGGGACCTGAGTCCCACAGCCCCCTGCCCTGCTGCAGCCACAGCCAGCCTCCTTGCCTCTATTTCACGGATGGTCCAGGACCCCAG CTGTGTGTCCCCAGGAGGCACGGGGGGCCAGAAGCTGACCCAGCTCCCAGAGCTTGCCTCTGCTGAGATGAGCCTCCACGCTATTTACCTACATCAG CTtcatcaacagcagcagcaagaactATGGGGAGAGGCTTCAGCTTCCTCCCCATCCAGGCCCTGGTCCAGCCCTTCACAGCCAGGCTCACCTGATGAGGAGAAGCCATCTTGGTCAAGTGATG GCTCCAGTCCTGCTTCTAGCCCAAGACAACAGTGGGGCACCCAGAGGGCCCAAAATCTGTTCCCAAAGGGGTTTCAGGAGACCACAGACACCCAGAAGGAGCCCCTAACAGGTTCCTTGCACTGA